A portion of the uncultured Draconibacterium sp. genome contains these proteins:
- a CDS encoding DsrE family protein, whose protein sequence is MKRTFILLLLTLICSVTLATNNEKMEENKNKLAVLWTSGDPEVAEKMAFMYTYNAKTQGWFDEVVLIIWGPSAKLTAENKMIQDYIKKMQEAGIKTEACLYCAKMYEVDEKLAELGVDVKGMGVPLSEYLKDGWKTLSL, encoded by the coding sequence ATGAAACGTACTTTTATACTTTTATTATTAACCCTAATTTGCAGTGTAACATTGGCAACTAACAACGAAAAGATGGAAGAAAATAAAAACAAACTGGCAGTATTGTGGACGAGTGGCGATCCGGAAGTTGCAGAAAAAATGGCTTTTATGTATACCTACAATGCCAAAACTCAGGGGTGGTTTGATGAAGTAGTTCTGATAATTTGGGGGCCATCGGCAAAACTAACTGCTGAGAATAAAATGATTCAGGATTACATTAAAAAGATGCAGGAAGCGGGCATAAAAACCGAAGCCTGCTTGTATTGTGCTAAAATGTATGAAGTTGATGAAAAGCTTGCCGAACTTGGCGTTGATGTAAAAGGAATGGGAGTTCCTTTATCGGAATATTTGAAAGATGGCTGGAAAACATTGAGCTTATAA
- a CDS encoding YkgJ family cysteine cluster protein, with protein sequence MDFTAYEKLKNTIDKLSDDLEKQHKKHMKCKAGCDLCCMDYSIFPIEFFSIVIALNKQVDKPKINTGNDESSCIFLNNHTCEIYSERPIICRTHGLPLLYMNEENGWELSACELNFNEFDMEEFSEENTLPQDKFNSKLFLLNKEFIAKNKLTDYSEFDLIPIKELVNHIKI encoded by the coding sequence ATGGATTTTACAGCATACGAAAAACTAAAAAACACCATTGATAAATTATCAGACGACCTGGAAAAACAGCACAAAAAACATATGAAATGTAAAGCGGGCTGCGACTTGTGTTGTATGGATTACAGCATCTTTCCGATAGAATTTTTCAGTATTGTTATAGCGTTAAATAAACAAGTAGATAAACCAAAAATTAACACGGGTAATGATGAATCAAGTTGTATTTTTTTGAATAACCACACGTGTGAAATTTACTCTGAGCGCCCTATAATCTGCCGAACCCACGGTCTTCCATTGTTGTATATGAACGAGGAAAACGGCTGGGAACTTTCAGCATGCGAACTGAATTTCAATGAGTTTGACATGGAAGAATTCTCAGAAGAAAATACTTTGCCACAAGATAAATTCAATAGTAAATTGTTTTTGTTGAATAAAGAATTTATTGCTAAAAACAAGCTAACAGATTATTCGGAGTTTGATTTAATACCGATAAAAGAATTAGTAAACCATATTAAAATCTGA
- the dat gene encoding D-amino-acid transaminase, translating to MSNIVYLNGEFIAAEEAKISPNDRGFLFADGVYEVAKYYNGKAFRFQDHLDRLNRSLKEIGIEYDTEKLEAVFMELIQQNDMLDKHAGIYLQVSRGTAKRSHNFPDEIAPTVYAYAFDLPSATEKLENGINVIVRDDIRWQRCDIKSVSLLPNTMLYNEAHKSGAGECILIREGKVTEATHSSVLCVKNGTVVTRPLSNLILPGITRKVIMELCAANNIPVEERLYSQEELYEMDEVFIAGTGSEICPVVQIEDKLVGNGKQGETTRLLQKLFFELT from the coding sequence ATGAGCAATATCGTTTATCTGAACGGAGAATTTATAGCAGCCGAAGAAGCTAAGATCTCGCCAAATGACCGCGGATTTCTGTTTGCCGATGGTGTTTACGAAGTGGCAAAATACTACAATGGTAAGGCTTTTCGTTTCCAGGATCATTTAGACCGTTTAAACCGCAGTTTGAAAGAGATTGGTATTGAATATGATACTGAAAAGCTTGAGGCTGTTTTTATGGAACTTATTCAGCAAAACGATATGCTTGACAAACATGCCGGAATTTATCTGCAGGTTTCGCGTGGTACGGCCAAACGTTCGCATAATTTTCCTGATGAGATTGCTCCAACGGTTTACGCTTATGCTTTTGATTTGCCTTCAGCAACCGAAAAGTTGGAGAATGGAATAAATGTGATTGTTCGAGATGATATTCGCTGGCAACGCTGCGACATAAAATCAGTTTCGTTGTTGCCAAATACCATGCTTTATAACGAAGCCCACAAAAGCGGGGCAGGAGAGTGTATTCTAATTCGCGAGGGCAAGGTAACTGAAGCAACACATTCAAGTGTACTTTGTGTAAAAAATGGTACGGTTGTAACACGGCCATTATCGAACCTTATTTTGCCGGGCATCACAAGAAAAGTGATTATGGAACTTTGTGCTGCCAATAATATTCCGGTTGAAGAACGCTTGTACTCACAAGAAGAACTTTACGAAATGGACGAAGTTTTTATTGCAGGAACCGGCAGCGAAATTTGTCCGGTTGTACAAATCGAAGACAAATTGGTTGGCAACGGAAAACAGGGTGAAACAACTCGTTTGTTGCAAAAGCTCTTTTTTGAGTTGACCTAA
- a CDS encoding RNA-binding protein, with amino-acid sequence MNIYIGNLPFNLGEEDLREIFEEYGEVASAKIIMDKFTGRSKGFGFVEMEDDAEANKAIEELNNAEVAGRNIKVNESKPRENNNRGGGGYNRGGGGGYGRRDRY; translated from the coding sequence ATGAACATTTACATTGGAAATTTGCCCTTCAACTTGGGCGAAGAAGATTTGAGAGAAATTTTTGAAGAGTATGGTGAAGTTGCTTCAGCTAAAATTATCATGGATAAATTTACTGGAAGAAGCAAAGGTTTTGGTTTTGTTGAAATGGAAGACGATGCCGAAGCTAACAAAGCTATCGAGGAATTGAACAACGCAGAGGTTGCAGGTCGTAACATCAAAGTTAACGAATCAAAACCTCGTGAAAATAACAACCGTGGTGGCGGTGGTTACAACCGTGGTGGCGGTGGTGGTTACGGACGTCGTGACCGTTACTAG
- a CDS encoding tRNA threonylcarbamoyladenosine dehydratase codes for MHWLERTELLLGEEKLAKLKNANVLVVGLGGVGAYAAEQLCRAGIGKMTIVDGDVVEESNRNRQLPALISTKGLPKAEILAKRFVDINPDLELKVVNEFIRDERAIELLKSQPFDYVVDAIDTLSPKVFLVYHALQLKLRVISSMGAGGKMDPSKIELTDIKKSYNCKLAKMMRKRLSHLGVKKGIKVVFSPEDINEKAVRIEEGQNKKSTVGTISYMPPLFGCFIASAVIRDLLSE; via the coding sequence ATGCACTGGTTAGAACGAACCGAGTTATTATTGGGAGAAGAGAAACTGGCCAAATTAAAGAATGCCAATGTTTTGGTGGTTGGCCTAGGTGGTGTTGGAGCGTATGCAGCCGAACAATTGTGCCGGGCCGGAATTGGTAAAATGACCATTGTTGATGGTGATGTGGTGGAAGAAAGTAATCGCAACCGCCAGTTGCCGGCTTTAATTAGCACCAAAGGATTACCAAAAGCTGAGATTCTGGCCAAGCGTTTTGTGGATATCAACCCTGATCTGGAATTGAAGGTTGTAAATGAATTTATACGAGACGAGCGGGCTATCGAGCTTTTAAAAAGCCAGCCTTTCGATTATGTTGTGGATGCCATCGATACACTTTCGCCAAAGGTCTTTCTGGTTTATCATGCCTTGCAGTTAAAACTTCGTGTGATCAGTTCGATGGGGGCCGGTGGAAAAATGGATCCGTCGAAAATTGAGCTTACCGACATCAAAAAATCCTACAACTGCAAACTGGCCAAAATGATGCGTAAACGCTTGTCGCACCTCGGAGTAAAGAAAGGCATTAAAGTGGTATTTTCTCCCGAAGATATTAACGAAAAAGCAGTTCGTATTGAGGAAGGACAGAATAAAAAATCGACAGTAGGAACGATTTCATACATGCCTCCTTTATTCGGATGTTTTATTGCCAGTGCCGTTATCCGCGATTTGCTTAGTGAATAA
- a CDS encoding glycoside hydrolase family 3 C-terminal domain-containing protein gives MKKSILNLMLIFCAISVFAQNENLDFLDPSLPMEERVDLLVSQMTLQEKVDQLEYTSKAVDRLQIPEYNWWNECLHGVARAGYATVFPQSISIAASWDADLVNRVAVAISDEARAKHHEFVRRDKRGIYQGLTFWSPNINIFRDPRWGRGHETYGEDPYLTGILGTQFVKGLQGDDPKYLKVVATAKHYAVHSGPEPLRHEFNALVSERDLRETYLPAFRMLIKDGGAYSVMGAYNQFRGFPCCASDELYGILRNDWGFDGYIVSDCWAISDFYTYQGFSKDAAEAAAVAVKAGTDLNCGNSYRHLTEAVKRGLITEDEIDVAVKRLFTARFKLGMFDPEEDVSYAQIPFSVNTSTENDALALEAARKSIVLLKNENKTLPLSKDIKTLAVIGPNADNWESLVGNYNGIAKNPVTVLKGLKNKLPNTKILYAEGSHLANGVSNLHAIPSENLQTAEGKKGVKAEYFNNAEFKGEPAFTRIDENINFYWESGSPAPELNDDDFSVRWTGYIVPQVTGEYKIGCWGMPKLTIWLEGEMLLSHNSEHSAFYHEKAVKMEAGKKYKFVYEYANDKGDGDAKLLWSVPDTRMQEEAVKMAQDADAVVLVLGLSQRLEGEEMQIEVDGFEGGDRTHLKLPETQRELMKAVEATGKPVILVLLNGSALAVNWANENVEAILSAGYPGQEGGNAVADVLMGNYNPAGRLPVTYYKSVDQLPPFEDYDMDNRTYKYFNGEPLYPFGFGLSYTTFTYSDVKLAKKAKIGDAVEISVKVTNSGETEGEEVVQLYLTDVVASTLRPKYQLEGFHRIALEPGETKTVKFVLQPRQFSVIGADDKRVIEAGDFKLFVGGSQPEGKGLNGLSKTIELKGKNTFIE, from the coding sequence ATGAAAAAATCAATTCTAAACTTAATGCTAATTTTTTGTGCTATTTCAGTTTTTGCACAAAATGAAAATCTCGATTTTTTAGATCCTTCATTACCGATGGAGGAGCGAGTGGACTTGTTAGTGTCGCAAATGACACTTCAGGAAAAAGTTGATCAGTTGGAGTATACTTCAAAGGCCGTTGATCGTTTGCAGATACCTGAATACAACTGGTGGAACGAGTGTTTACATGGAGTTGCACGGGCCGGTTACGCAACCGTTTTTCCGCAATCGATAAGTATTGCAGCATCGTGGGATGCCGATTTGGTAAATCGGGTAGCTGTGGCAATTTCGGATGAAGCACGTGCCAAACACCATGAATTTGTTCGTCGCGATAAACGAGGAATTTATCAGGGACTTACATTTTGGTCGCCAAACATCAATATTTTTCGCGATCCGCGCTGGGGACGTGGCCACGAAACTTATGGAGAAGATCCGTACCTCACCGGAATTTTGGGAACCCAGTTTGTAAAAGGACTTCAGGGTGATGACCCGAAATACCTGAAAGTAGTTGCAACCGCTAAACATTATGCTGTTCATTCCGGACCTGAACCATTGCGTCACGAATTTAATGCACTGGTAAGCGAACGTGATTTGCGCGAAACTTACTTGCCGGCATTTCGCATGCTAATAAAAGACGGAGGCGCTTATTCAGTAATGGGGGCGTACAATCAGTTTCGCGGATTTCCGTGCTGTGCCAGCGACGAGTTGTATGGTATTCTTCGCAACGACTGGGGATTTGATGGTTACATTGTTTCCGATTGTTGGGCCATTTCCGATTTTTATACCTACCAGGGATTTTCGAAGGATGCAGCCGAAGCCGCGGCAGTGGCTGTAAAAGCCGGTACCGATTTAAATTGTGGAAATTCATACCGTCATCTTACCGAGGCTGTTAAACGCGGTTTAATAACCGAAGACGAAATTGATGTGGCTGTAAAACGCCTGTTTACTGCACGTTTTAAGTTGGGTATGTTTGATCCCGAGGAAGATGTATCGTATGCGCAGATACCTTTCTCGGTAAATACATCAACAGAAAATGATGCGCTTGCGCTGGAAGCTGCTCGTAAAAGTATAGTGTTGCTTAAAAATGAGAATAAAACACTGCCACTCTCAAAAGACATTAAAACGCTTGCTGTGATTGGTCCCAATGCCGATAACTGGGAATCGTTGGTTGGAAATTACAATGGTATTGCGAAAAATCCGGTAACTGTATTAAAAGGATTGAAAAATAAATTGCCGAATACAAAGATTCTATATGCAGAAGGAAGTCATTTAGCCAATGGAGTAAGTAACCTACACGCCATTCCTTCTGAGAATTTACAAACTGCTGAAGGCAAGAAAGGTGTAAAAGCCGAATATTTTAATAATGCTGAGTTTAAAGGAGAACCCGCTTTTACCCGAATTGATGAGAACATTAATTTTTATTGGGAATCAGGATCGCCAGCACCTGAATTAAACGACGATGATTTTAGTGTGCGTTGGACAGGCTACATTGTTCCCCAGGTAACAGGAGAATACAAAATAGGTTGCTGGGGAATGCCAAAACTTACTATTTGGCTGGAAGGAGAAATGTTGCTAAGTCATAACTCTGAACACAGCGCTTTTTATCACGAAAAGGCTGTAAAAATGGAAGCCGGAAAGAAATATAAATTTGTTTACGAATATGCTAACGATAAAGGCGATGGCGATGCAAAGTTGCTCTGGTCGGTGCCTGATACCAGGATGCAGGAAGAAGCGGTAAAAATGGCTCAAGATGCAGATGCTGTAGTTTTGGTGCTTGGTCTTTCGCAACGTCTTGAAGGCGAAGAGATGCAAATAGAAGTAGATGGTTTTGAAGGTGGAGACCGCACCCATTTAAAACTTCCGGAAACACAACGCGAACTGATGAAAGCTGTTGAAGCGACAGGAAAACCTGTTATTCTGGTTTTGTTAAACGGAAGTGCTTTGGCTGTTAACTGGGCTAATGAAAATGTGGAAGCTATTCTTTCTGCAGGATATCCGGGGCAGGAGGGAGGAAATGCCGTAGCCGATGTTTTAATGGGCAATTATAATCCGGCAGGGCGTTTGCCTGTTACCTACTACAAATCGGTTGATCAGTTGCCACCTTTCGAAGATTATGATATGGACAATAGAACTTACAAGTATTTTAACGGCGAACCACTTTACCCATTTGGTTTTGGATTAAGCTACACCACATTTACATACTCGGATGTAAAATTGGCAAAAAAGGCAAAAATTGGTGATGCTGTTGAAATCAGTGTTAAAGTTACGAACTCGGGCGAAACAGAAGGCGAAGAGGTGGTTCAGTTGTATTTAACAGATGTCGTCGCTTCAACTCTTCGTCCAAAATACCAGTTGGAAGGATTTCATCGCATTGCCCTGGAACCCGGCGAAACAAAAACAGTAAAATTTGTTTTGCAACCTCGCCAATTCTCAGTAATTGGTGCCGATGATAAACGCGTTATTGAAGCCGGAGATTTTAAGCTATTTGTTGGAGGTAGTCAACCGGAAGGAAAAGGTTTGAATGGCCTTTCAAAAACAATCGAACTCAAAGGAAAGAATACTTTTATTGAATAA
- a CDS encoding DUF2795 domain-containing protein has translation MYWTLELASKLEDAPWPATKDELIDYAIRSGAPLEVIENLQEIEDEGEMYESIEDIWPDYPSKDDFFFNEDEY, from the coding sequence ATGTATTGGACTCTGGAATTAGCATCGAAGTTAGAAGATGCGCCCTGGCCGGCAACAAAAGACGAATTAATTGATTATGCAATACGCTCTGGCGCTCCGCTTGAAGTAATTGAAAATTTGCAGGAGATTGAAGATGAAGGGGAGATGTATGAAAGCATCGAGGACATTTGGCCGGATTATCCAAGCAAGGATGATTTCTTTTTTAACGAAGATGAATACTAA
- a CDS encoding cob(I)yrinic acid a,c-diamide adenosyltransferase: MSGESKIYTKTGDDGTTGLVGGSRVKKYDLRLESYGTVDELNASIGVIRSYDNGSDVEELLLKIQNKLFNIGSRLASDEKGREFTEKLVVKTEDVEMLEKAIDKYHETLPELSNFILPGGELSAAQCHMARTICRRAERRILEFSEQTPVETELIKFINRLSDYLFVLARKLGHDKGIAETTWKY, encoded by the coding sequence ATGTCAGGAGAATCTAAAATATATACAAAAACCGGCGACGACGGGACAACCGGACTGGTTGGTGGCAGCCGTGTGAAAAAATACGATCTGCGATTAGAAAGTTACGGAACCGTTGATGAATTAAATGCAAGCATCGGGGTTATTCGATCGTATGATAATGGCAGCGATGTTGAGGAACTATTGTTAAAAATTCAGAATAAACTTTTCAACATTGGTTCACGGCTTGCATCGGATGAGAAAGGAAGAGAATTTACCGAGAAACTGGTGGTTAAAACTGAAGACGTTGAAATGCTGGAGAAAGCAATCGATAAATATCATGAAACACTACCGGAACTTAGTAACTTTATTCTGCCGGGCGGAGAACTGTCAGCAGCTCAGTGCCATATGGCACGAACAATTTGCCGAAGGGCAGAGCGACGTATACTGGAATTCTCGGAACAAACACCGGTAGAAACGGAACTGATAAAATTCATTAATCGTCTTTCTGATTATCTTTTTGTTCTGGCACGAAAACTTGGGCATGACAAAGGCATTGCTGAAACAACCTGGAAGTATTGA
- a CDS encoding ABC transporter ATP-binding protein, translated as MPEKIIHLENIVKTYKVGTQEVRALRSVSIDIHKGEYVAIMGASGSGKSTLMNIIGCLDTPTSGKYVLNGKDVSSLSDDSLAEIRNSEIGFVFQVFNLLPRNSALENVMLPLVYAGKRKAERKKMAEETLVDVGLQDRMEHKPNELSGGQRQRVAIARALVNKPALLLADEPTGNLDSKISEEIMKLFAEIHRKGNTLVMVTHEEDIAEHAHRIIRLKDGEVESDVINENPIY; from the coding sequence ATGCCAGAAAAAATTATTCATTTAGAGAACATTGTAAAAACTTATAAAGTAGGAACGCAGGAAGTTCGTGCGCTTCGTTCGGTTTCTATTGATATTCACAAAGGCGAATATGTAGCCATTATGGGCGCCTCGGGTTCGGGGAAGTCGACATTAATGAATATAATTGGCTGTTTAGATACCCCAACCAGCGGAAAATATGTGTTGAACGGAAAAGATGTGAGTAGCCTGTCGGACGATAGTTTAGCAGAAATCAGAAACTCGGAGATTGGATTTGTTTTTCAGGTATTTAACCTTTTGCCACGTAACTCTGCTCTCGAAAATGTAATGTTGCCACTGGTTTATGCCGGAAAACGAAAAGCCGAACGCAAAAAAATGGCTGAGGAAACTTTGGTGGATGTTGGTTTGCAAGACCGAATGGAACACAAACCCAACGAACTTTCGGGTGGTCAACGTCAGCGTGTGGCAATTGCCCGTGCATTGGTAAATAAGCCGGCTTTGCTTTTGGCCGATGAGCCAACCGGTAACCTCGACTCAAAAATTTCGGAAGAAATTATGAAGCTGTTTGCTGAAATTCACCGAAAAGGGAACACACTGGTAATGGTAACGCACGAAGAAGACATTGCCGAGCATGCACATCGTATAATTCGATTAAAAGACGGAGAAGTTGAGTCGGATGTTATTAATGAGAACCCGATTTATTAA
- the recG gene encoding ATP-dependent DNA helicase RecG, with protein MPEFLDQEIKFLPGVGPKRAEILFKELKIKTFRDLIYYYPYKYIDRTKFYKISDINTEMAYIQVKGVLRSMETVGTGGKQRLVARFSDDSGTMELVWFRGIKWQKEQLRINKTYIVFGKPALFSGRISVVHPEMETEQEMQLKPIGLFQGHYNTTEKMKKQFLTSKTINKFQLTLLGLAKGKIRETLPEYLTNELKLMPLELALSAIHKPENPTELKNATFRLKFEELFFIQLKILALKHNRNQKFKGFHFEKVGYNFNTFYEKYLPFELTNAQKKVIKEIRRDVNGTSQMNRLLQGDVGSGKTLVALMTMLLAMDNEFQSCLMAPTEILAQQHYQSISKMVDGMGINVGLLTGSTKARQRRELHAALQSGEMQIIIGTHALIEDTVNFNRLGLVIVDEQHRFGVAQRAKLWKKNDLIPPHILVMTATPIPRTLAMTVYGDLEVSIIDELPPGRKPIQTMHFFENRRSQLNRFLKQQIDKGTQVYIVYPLISESEKMDLKNLEEGYRHISETFPEYKISMVHGKMKPNIKENAMQAFKRGETQIMVATTVIEVGVDVPNAAVMVIESAERFGLSQLHQLRGRVGRGAEQSYCILMSSYKISTESRKRLETMVRTNDGFDIAEVDMKLRGPGDLEGTQQSGMGFDLKIANLGKDGEILQKARNIANDILDDDPFLQKEQNQLLLKNLLSSKDTSFDWSSIS; from the coding sequence ATGCCAGAATTTCTCGATCAGGAAATAAAATTTTTACCCGGCGTGGGTCCAAAACGTGCGGAGATTTTATTCAAAGAACTGAAAATTAAAACCTTCAGAGATTTGATTTATTATTACCCGTACAAATACATCGACCGCACCAAGTTTTATAAGATTTCTGATATCAACACGGAAATGGCATACATTCAGGTGAAAGGCGTTTTGCGCTCGATGGAAACTGTTGGCACCGGCGGCAAACAGCGGCTTGTTGCCCGTTTTTCAGATGACTCAGGAACAATGGAACTCGTTTGGTTTCGGGGAATAAAATGGCAAAAGGAGCAACTCCGCATAAACAAAACCTACATCGTTTTTGGGAAACCGGCTTTGTTCAGCGGCCGAATTAGCGTGGTACATCCCGAAATGGAAACCGAGCAGGAAATGCAATTGAAGCCAATCGGGCTTTTTCAGGGACATTACAACACCACCGAGAAAATGAAAAAGCAGTTTCTCACCTCAAAAACCATTAATAAATTTCAACTGACTTTACTGGGACTGGCAAAAGGTAAAATCCGGGAAACACTGCCCGAATACCTTACCAACGAGCTAAAACTGATGCCGCTTGAACTGGCATTGTCGGCAATTCACAAACCGGAAAATCCAACAGAACTGAAAAACGCCACTTTCAGGTTAAAGTTTGAAGAGCTGTTTTTTATTCAACTGAAAATACTCGCACTAAAACACAATCGTAACCAAAAATTCAAAGGATTTCACTTTGAAAAAGTGGGTTATAACTTCAATACATTTTACGAGAAGTATTTGCCGTTTGAACTCACCAATGCACAGAAAAAGGTGATCAAAGAAATCCGGCGCGATGTTAACGGCACATCGCAAATGAACCGTTTACTGCAAGGCGATGTTGGTAGCGGCAAAACCTTGGTGGCACTAATGACCATGCTTTTGGCTATGGATAATGAATTCCAGAGTTGTTTAATGGCACCTACTGAAATTTTGGCTCAACAACACTATCAGTCGATATCGAAAATGGTGGATGGCATGGGAATAAACGTTGGGCTGTTGACAGGATCTACAAAAGCCAGGCAGCGACGCGAATTGCATGCAGCGCTACAATCGGGCGAAATGCAAATTATTATTGGTACGCACGCACTAATCGAGGATACCGTGAATTTCAATCGTCTCGGATTGGTTATAGTTGACGAGCAACATCGTTTTGGTGTAGCACAACGGGCAAAACTCTGGAAAAAGAATGACCTGATTCCGCCACACATTTTGGTAATGACTGCCACTCCGATACCTCGCACACTTGCCATGACCGTTTATGGCGACCTGGAAGTATCAATTATCGATGAACTGCCGCCCGGACGGAAACCGATACAAACCATGCACTTTTTCGAGAACCGCAGATCTCAACTTAATCGTTTTTTGAAACAACAAATTGATAAAGGAACACAGGTTTATATCGTTTATCCGCTTATTTCAGAATCGGAAAAGATGGACCTGAAAAACCTGGAAGAAGGTTATCGGCACATTTCGGAGACTTTCCCCGAATATAAAATCAGCATGGTACACGGGAAAATGAAACCCAATATTAAAGAAAATGCCATGCAGGCTTTTAAACGTGGCGAAACCCAAATTATGGTTGCCACAACCGTTATTGAGGTTGGTGTTGATGTTCCCAACGCTGCCGTTATGGTAATTGAAAGTGCCGAACGTTTTGGCTTGTCGCAGTTGCACCAGTTACGCGGTCGTGTAGGTCGTGGCGCCGAACAATCGTATTGTATTTTGATGTCGTCGTATAAAATAAGCACCGAAAGCCGCAAGCGACTGGAAACAATGGTACGCACCAACGATGGTTTTGATATTGCCGAAGTAGACATGAAATTACGTGGCCCAGGCGATTTGGAAGGGACCCAGCAAAGTGGCATGGGTTTCGATCTGAAAATTGCGAATCTTGGGAAAGACGGCGAGATTCTGCAAAAAGCCCGCAACATTGCCAACGATATTCTCGACGATGATCCGTTTCTGCAAAAAGAGCAGAATCAACTGCTTCTTAAAAATCTGTTATCATCAAAGGATACAAGCTTCGACTGGAGTTCGATAAGTTAA
- a CDS encoding aldo/keto reductase, translating to MDKVQLPESDVKITPITFGAWAIGGWFWGGAEEKESINAIEAAIANGMTTIDTAPVYGFGQSEEFVGKAIKGKRSKVELLTKFGLVWDRKSGHVHYEKTIDNQGNEVSLYRLGSKESIIKECEDSLQRLGTDYIDLYQQHWPDSSTPIEETMEALEILKDQGKIRAGGVSNYSMSEMEKAEKYFKLSSNQVPYSMINRGIEDEVVPYCIVNDKAIIAYSPLQRGVLTGKITADYKFAEGDHRPTTPFFKEPNLSRINAFLDKIKPIAEAQKATMAQLVLNWTMNQPGITCVLAGARNEKQVLENLKATTLKVSDEELSFIRNELEQLVLGI from the coding sequence ATGGATAAAGTACAGTTACCCGAATCAGACGTAAAAATTACACCAATAACTTTTGGAGCCTGGGCCATTGGCGGATGGTTTTGGGGCGGAGCCGAAGAAAAAGAATCGATAAATGCCATTGAAGCTGCCATTGCCAACGGAATGACAACCATCGACACTGCGCCGGTTTATGGTTTTGGACAAAGTGAAGAATTTGTTGGAAAAGCCATAAAAGGCAAACGCAGCAAAGTTGAACTGCTTACAAAGTTTGGTTTGGTTTGGGACCGGAAATCGGGTCATGTACATTACGAAAAAACTATCGATAACCAGGGCAACGAAGTGAGTTTGTATCGATTGGGAAGTAAGGAAAGTATAATAAAAGAGTGCGAGGATAGTTTGCAACGACTGGGCACCGATTACATCGACCTTTATCAGCAACACTGGCCAGATAGTTCAACTCCGATTGAAGAAACTATGGAGGCCTTGGAAATCCTGAAAGATCAAGGGAAAATACGTGCTGGTGGCGTGAGCAATTATTCGATGAGCGAAATGGAGAAAGCGGAAAAGTATTTCAAGCTTTCATCGAACCAGGTTCCGTACAGCATGATTAACCGCGGTATTGAAGATGAAGTGGTGCCCTACTGCATTGTCAACGATAAAGCAATTATTGCCTACAGTCCGCTGCAAAGAGGTGTTTTAACAGGTAAAATTACTGCCGATTATAAATTTGCAGAGGGCGATCATCGGCCTACTACTCCGTTCTTTAAGGAGCCCAATTTGTCGCGAATTAATGCATTTTTGGATAAAATAAAACCGATTGCTGAAGCCCAAAAGGCAACTATGGCTCAACTGGTTTTAAACTGGACCATGAACCAACCCGGGATCACCTGCGTACTTGCCGGCGCACGAAATGAAAAGCAGGTATTGGAAAACCTGAAAGCGACAACGTTAAAAGTTTCCGATGAAGAGCTTTCTTTCATTCGAAATGAACTGGAGCAACTTGTTCTGGGAATCTAA